In the Chryseobacterium foetidum genome, CAGAAGTAAAAAAACTTCTGAATGTCTCATCCGGTACTCTCCAAAATTACAGGATCAACGGAACGCTCAGCTACAAAAAGCTGGGTGGAAGTCTCTATTACAATTACGAAGAGATTAAAAAGCTCATGGAATCAAAATAATTACAATTAATCTAAAACTTACAATTATGTATATCGAAAGAACAGAATTTATATCATGGATGGAAAGAATTATGGAGCGATTTGATATCCTGAAAGATTCCATTGTCAAGAAGCAGTTACACAATACAGAAATTGACGGAGAACAATTACTGGACAACCAGGATGTCCTTCAGCTCCTGAGAATCAGCTCCAGATCGCTACAAAGATACCGATCAGATAAGAAGCTGCCGTACTATAAAATCAGTGGGAAGCTGTACTATAAAA is a window encoding:
- a CDS encoding helix-turn-helix domain-containing protein, with the protein product MYIERTEFISWMERIMERFDILKDSIVKKQLHNTEIDGEQLLDNQDVLQLLRISSRSLQRYRSDKKLPYYKISGKLYYKKSDVDQFIRNNLHNGVWITGKDDDK
- a CDS encoding helix-turn-helix domain-containing protein; its protein translation is MVTLSLITKEDLQDFKKELLQHITSLYENKGTIQKQWLRTSEVKKLLNVSSGTLQNYRINGTLSYKKLGGSLYYNYEEIKKLMESK